A stretch of the Bdellovibrio sp. 22V genome encodes the following:
- the trpS gene encoding tryptophan--tRNA ligase, with translation MTAENSSVNPAPAPARKVRVMSGMRVTGRLHIGHYWGALQNWLKLQDEYECFFGAMDWHGMTTAYKNPKDIGPWTREMIAEFLAWGIDPEKVTLFVQSRVPEHLELNMIFTNLTPMGWLERVNTWKDAIEEMKANDTYNLGRFGYPVLQAADIAIYRAQKVPVGADQISHLEISREIVRRFNHLYKAKLPEMTPLLTDIPLVPGLDGRKMSKSYGNTLFLTEDSEKDLKKKVNMMVTDPARVRREDPGEPTKCSVYGYHKLYSSAEDVSWVEAGCRSAGIGCGDCKGRLAANIEKMSQGPREKKKELLNNPKLLDSIIDAGCEKARKEAQKTLEIVRSSMKW, from the coding sequence ATGACGGCTGAAAACAGCTCTGTAAATCCAGCTCCCGCTCCTGCGCGTAAAGTGCGCGTGATGTCGGGAATGCGTGTCACGGGTCGACTTCATATTGGTCACTATTGGGGAGCTTTGCAAAATTGGCTGAAGCTTCAGGACGAGTATGAGTGCTTCTTTGGCGCGATGGATTGGCATGGCATGACCACGGCCTATAAAAATCCGAAAGACATCGGCCCTTGGACTCGCGAGATGATCGCCGAGTTTTTAGCTTGGGGTATTGATCCTGAGAAGGTGACTTTGTTCGTGCAAAGCCGCGTTCCCGAGCATCTTGAACTCAATATGATCTTCACCAACCTCACTCCGATGGGCTGGTTAGAGCGCGTGAATACTTGGAAAGACGCGATTGAAGAAATGAAAGCCAACGACACCTACAACTTGGGTCGTTTCGGTTATCCTGTTCTTCAGGCGGCGGATATTGCGATTTACCGCGCGCAAAAAGTTCCAGTCGGTGCGGATCAGATTTCTCATTTGGAGATCTCACGCGAGATCGTGCGTCGTTTCAATCATCTTTATAAGGCGAAATTGCCAGAGATGACGCCGCTCTTGACGGATATTCCATTGGTGCCGGGATTGGACGGTCGCAAGATGTCCAAGTCTTACGGCAATACATTGTTCTTAACTGAGGATTCTGAAAAAGATCTGAAGAAAAAAGTAAATATGATGGTCACGGACCCGGCGCGAGTTCGTCGCGAAGATCCGGGCGAACCCACAAAATGTTCAGTCTATGGGTATCATAAACTTTATTCTTCAGCGGAAGACGTGTCATGGGTGGAAGCGGGCTGCCGCTCAGCCGGAATCGGTTGCGGGGATTGCAAAGGCCGATTGGCTGCGAACATCGAAAAAATGTCCCAAGGCCCGCGCGAAAAGAAAAAAGAGTTGTTGAATAATCCAAAGCTGCTTGATTCAATCATCGACGCTGGATGCGAAAAGGCACGTAAGGAAGCTCAGAAGACTTTGGAAATCGTGCGTTCTAGTATGAAATGGTAA
- a CDS encoding site-2 protease family protein, with translation MDFVEIGAKIGIYFIPFLFALCFHEYAHGWVARRRGDNTAEMMGRLTMNPVAHMDMIGTLILPLVSIVLATPIFFGWAKPVPVNSRNLKNPRVDMFWIALAGPLSNILLAVVGAVLIALVAKYFLTLSYASGLIEILKTFIVTNLFLAFFNILPLHPLDGGKVLARFLPAQLNYKLEQNEHITSMVLMALVLTGVLRVLAVPVFWSYNHLVTLALGGFGI, from the coding sequence ATGGATTTCGTCGAAATTGGCGCCAAGATAGGTATTTACTTTATTCCGTTTCTTTTTGCACTCTGCTTCCATGAGTACGCTCACGGCTGGGTGGCGCGTCGTCGCGGTGATAACACGGCCGAGATGATGGGACGTTTGACGATGAACCCCGTGGCTCATATGGATATGATCGGCACGCTGATCCTTCCGCTGGTGTCCATCGTTCTTGCAACACCGATCTTTTTTGGATGGGCCAAACCTGTTCCTGTCAACTCGCGCAATCTTAAAAATCCCCGCGTGGATATGTTCTGGATTGCATTAGCGGGACCTCTTTCAAACATTCTTTTGGCTGTTGTTGGCGCGGTTCTTATCGCTCTTGTGGCGAAGTATTTTCTGACCTTGAGTTACGCTAGTGGTCTTATCGAAATTCTAAAGACCTTTATCGTGACCAACTTGTTTTTGGCCTTCTTTAATATTTTGCCTCTTCATCCTCTTGACGGAGGAAAAGTGTTGGCGCGTTTTCTTCCGGCGCAATTGAACTACAAGCTGGAACAAAACGAGCACATCACGAGCATGGTTCTTATGGCCCTGGTTCTTACAGGTGTATTACGCGTTCTCGCGGTGCCTGTGTTCTGGAGTTATAACCATCTTGTTACTCTTGCTTTGGGAGGTTTCGGAATATGA
- a CDS encoding YebC/PmpR family DNA-binding transcriptional regulator has protein sequence MGKSWKNAGKVEKAQQKGQIFTKLAREIAVAAKAGGPDPAANARLRLAIDAAKKVSCPNDTIERAIKKGAGLLDDGKIIEEITYEGYGPHGVGVIVECQTDNKHRTAPDMRHAFKSHEGNMGEVGSVAWMFDRVGLIEGTKEGTFDPDEEAIEAGANEVYVDEGTYEFYTNAEDLDAVREALTKRGWKITKGELSYKAKNITELSDEQRKEVEEFLNYLDDMDDTHRVHATI, from the coding sequence ATGGGAAAATCATGGAAAAACGCCGGAAAAGTAGAAAAGGCCCAACAAAAGGGTCAAATATTCACAAAACTTGCGCGCGAGATTGCAGTCGCTGCGAAAGCCGGTGGTCCTGATCCCGCAGCCAATGCTCGTCTCCGCCTTGCTATCGATGCCGCCAAAAAAGTTTCCTGCCCGAATGATACGATCGAACGCGCGATTAAAAAAGGCGCGGGTCTTTTGGATGACGGAAAAATTATCGAAGAGATCACTTATGAAGGTTACGGTCCGCATGGCGTGGGCGTGATCGTTGAATGCCAAACGGACAACAAACACAGAACTGCCCCTGACATGCGCCATGCTTTCAAATCGCATGAAGGCAATATGGGCGAGGTCGGTTCTGTGGCATGGATGTTTGATCGCGTGGGCCTTATTGAAGGCACAAAAGAAGGTACTTTCGATCCAGATGAAGAAGCGATCGAAGCCGGGGCGAACGAAGTTTACGTGGATGAAGGAACTTACGAGTTCTACACAAATGCGGAAGATCTTGATGCTGTTCGTGAAGCTCTCACGAAACGTGGTTGGAAAATCACCAAGGGTGAGCTTTCTTATAAAGCGAAAAACATCACAGAACTGAGTGACGAGCAAAGAAAAGAAGTTGAGGAATTTTTGAACTACCTCGACGATATGGACGACACTCATCGCGTTCACGCAACGATTTAA
- a CDS encoding pseudouridine synthase codes for MSEDKVRLSKLMAEKGICSRREADEYIAKGLVLVNGVKVDQLGTKVSPDVKITLEAQALKQQKRLATIILNKPIGYVSAQPEPPYQPAIKLITPENQFGTSKTKLRQEHFQGLAVAGRLDIDSQGLLLFTQDGRIAKKIIGEESKVEKEYIVRVQGVLPDEKLKLLNHGLSLDGKALKPAKVEWLNKDQLRFVLREGKKRQIRRMCEAVGLKVTGLKRVRIGKLRLGDLPEGKWRFLEDGESLD; via the coding sequence ATGAGCGAAGACAAAGTACGTTTATCCAAACTGATGGCTGAAAAAGGCATTTGCTCGCGCCGTGAAGCTGACGAGTACATCGCGAAAGGCTTGGTCTTGGTCAATGGCGTGAAGGTCGATCAATTGGGAACCAAGGTCAGTCCGGACGTGAAGATCACACTCGAAGCGCAAGCCTTGAAACAGCAAAAACGTTTGGCGACAATTATTTTAAACAAACCTATTGGTTACGTGTCGGCGCAACCCGAGCCTCCTTATCAGCCGGCGATTAAGTTGATCACTCCAGAAAATCAATTCGGCACTTCGAAAACGAAATTGCGCCAGGAACATTTTCAAGGTCTTGCCGTGGCGGGGCGCCTGGATATCGACTCGCAAGGTCTTTTGCTTTTCACGCAAGACGGCCGTATCGCGAAGAAGATCATTGGTGAAGAATCCAAAGTCGAGAAAGAATACATCGTGCGCGTGCAAGGCGTTTTGCCTGACGAGAAATTGAAACTTCTTAATCACGGTTTATCTTTAGACGGCAAAGCCTTAAAACCCGCAAAAGTCGAATGGCTGAATAAAGACCAATTGCGCTTTGTTCTGCGCGAAGGAAAAAAACGTCAAATCCGCCGCATGTGCGAAGCCGTAGGACTCAAAGTCACTGGCCTTAAACGCGTGCGCATCGGCAAACTCCGCCTGGGCGACCTCCCCGAAGGAAAATGGCGCTTCCTCGAAGACGGCGAATCCCTCGACTAA
- a CDS encoding segregation/condensation protein A: MSITVQLPKFEGPLGLLLYLIRKEEMDIMDIKVHEITKQYLEYIKLMKELDLEVAGEFVAMASTLIQIKSRMLLPQYDENGEVIEQEDPRKELVQKLLEYQKYQEAAKLLYDRPLVGRDVWLRGTRESLDTKEEEIVLEDNALFSLIATYRRALRSVKKKVHQVAAKAQSIASRVLEIKDRLIVGQKTTLMELVTTTENRARQALITFLSLLELGKMGFVSLYQSEAYSDIWVDTKKPIETDVLARVEEYDSMRADEVAAKMMEDSKKISAEEELMLAEAEENMEEQNTQLQMDLGVDFVEDEASALLADAGADIATDDEILAAENELFKEDAEV, translated from the coding sequence ATGAGTATTACAGTTCAGTTGCCTAAATTTGAAGGACCTCTAGGGCTTCTTCTTTACCTTATCCGTAAAGAAGAAATGGATATCATGGACATCAAAGTTCATGAGATCACAAAGCAATATCTTGAATACATCAAATTGATGAAAGAGTTGGATCTTGAAGTCGCCGGCGAGTTCGTCGCGATGGCTTCGACATTGATTCAAATCAAGTCTCGCATGCTTCTGCCTCAATACGATGAAAATGGCGAAGTGATCGAGCAAGAAGATCCGCGTAAAGAGCTTGTACAAAAGCTGCTTGAATACCAAAAATACCAAGAGGCGGCGAAGCTTCTTTACGATCGTCCTTTGGTCGGTCGTGATGTTTGGTTGCGTGGAACGCGCGAGTCTTTGGATACCAAAGAAGAAGAAATTGTTCTTGAAGACAATGCCTTGTTCTCTTTGATTGCGACCTACCGTCGTGCACTTCGCTCTGTGAAGAAAAAAGTGCACCAAGTGGCGGCGAAAGCACAATCTATCGCCAGCCGTGTTTTGGAAATCAAAGATCGTTTGATTGTGGGTCAAAAGACCACACTGATGGAGCTTGTCACGACGACGGAAAACCGTGCGCGTCAGGCTTTGATCACGTTCCTTTCTCTTTTAGAGCTTGGAAAAATGGGCTTCGTCAGCCTTTATCAAAGCGAAGCTTACTCTGACATCTGGGTGGATACGAAAAAGCCGATTGAAACCGACGTTCTGGCTCGCGTGGAAGAATACGATTCTATGCGCGCAGACGAAGTCGCGGCGAAAATGATGGAAGATTCGAAAAAAATCTCTGCGGAAGAAGAGCTGATGCTCGCGGAAGCGGAAGAAAACATGGAAGAACAAAACACACAGCTTCAAATGGATCTTGGAGTCGATTTTGTTGAAGATGAAGCGTCGGCTTTGCTTGCTGATGCGGGTGCAGATATCGCCACGGATGACGAAATCTTAGCTGCTGAAAACGAACTTTTTAAAGAAGACGCGGAAGTTTAG
- a CDS encoding EAL domain-containing protein gives MNSATQSVEIHKDQIIFSEGDAGDCAYIIEKGRVLIYISKDKEEIPLTILGEGEIFGEMALIDNQNRSASVRALEDVRLAIVTKQQVLERVSTADKVVQLLMRVLLKRLRRKNINTPGGTKIADVEFDNSGAGDDGTQSALDQIKLENQIFQAFQNKEFELFYQPIVNLKTKQITGCEALLRWNSPLHGLVSPNLFIDVIENSSMVIPIGHWIINQALKDLRTIQDQLRLNKKDKMADDFMMSINISGRQFTHSDFVNNLEDLREKHDLQTKNIKLEMTERIMMDGAIALEALNQCRNQGYAISIDDFGTGFSSLQYLTQMPISFLKIDRSFVMKVLNDPKSKAVVSSIIHLAHAMDIEIIAEGIENNEECLVLETLGARFGQGYLFSKPVDMGRFLKLI, from the coding sequence ATGAATTCAGCAACTCAGTCCGTCGAGATACATAAAGATCAGATCATTTTCAGCGAAGGCGACGCAGGTGACTGCGCCTATATCATCGAAAAAGGCCGAGTGCTGATTTACATCAGCAAAGACAAAGAAGAAATTCCTCTGACAATTCTCGGCGAAGGTGAAATCTTTGGCGAGATGGCTTTGATCGACAATCAAAACCGCTCTGCCTCCGTGCGCGCGTTGGAAGATGTTCGTTTAGCTATCGTCACGAAACAGCAAGTTCTTGAACGTGTCTCTACCGCCGATAAAGTCGTGCAACTTTTGATGCGTGTTCTTTTAAAACGTTTGCGCCGTAAAAACATCAACACCCCCGGCGGCACAAAGATCGCTGACGTGGAGTTCGACAACTCCGGCGCCGGAGACGACGGAACGCAAAGCGCTTTAGATCAGATCAAACTTGAAAATCAGATCTTTCAAGCGTTTCAGAATAAAGAATTCGAATTGTTTTACCAGCCGATCGTGAATTTAAAGACCAAACAAATCACAGGCTGCGAAGCTTTATTGCGCTGGAACAGCCCCTTACACGGCTTGGTATCCCCGAATCTTTTTATCGACGTGATTGAAAACTCCTCGATGGTCATTCCTATTGGTCACTGGATTATCAATCAGGCTTTAAAAGATTTGCGCACGATTCAAGATCAATTGCGTTTGAATAAAAAAGATAAAATGGCTGACGACTTCATGATGAGTATCAATATTTCGGGCCGTCAGTTTACGCACTCTGATTTCGTAAACAATCTGGAAGACCTGCGCGAAAAGCACGATCTGCAAACTAAAAACATCAAACTTGAAATGACCGAAAGAATCATGATGGATGGTGCGATTGCTTTGGAGGCGTTAAACCAGTGTCGCAATCAAGGATATGCCATCTCTATCGATGACTTCGGAACGGGCTTTTCCAGTTTGCAGTATCTGACGCAAATGCCGATCAGCTTTTTGAAGATCGATCGCTCTTTCGTCATGAAAGTTTTAAACGATCCCAAATCCAAAGCGGTCGTCAGTTCGATCATCCACTTGGCGCACGCCATGGACATCGAGATCATCGCCGAGGGCATCGAAAATAACGAAGAATGCCTAGTTCTTGAAACCCTGGGCGCTCGTTTTGGCCAAGGCTATTTGTTCTCAAAGCCCGTCGACATGGGCCGATTCCTCAAGCTCATCTAG
- a CDS encoding SDR family oxidoreductase, with product MKKAALITGASSGIGAAIAIEYSKNGYFVYLMGRDKERLQEVALKCRSGATLLSCDMTDEAALNKRLDEVLSMKVHRVEVVVNNAGIFERHTTEEGSDEIWRRQFEINMIAPLRVARAFFPYFKQHGGGNIVNISSTLGMRPQGPTSAYSAAKAAMINWTQSLALEGGPFNIRANCVCPGLVDTPIHSFHSLPKEEKAQALEGMKNLQPLGRIGVPEDVARAAYFLGSDLSSWITGAILPVDGGINLK from the coding sequence GTGAAAAAAGCTGCCTTGATCACCGGTGCCAGCAGCGGCATCGGAGCTGCCATCGCCATTGAATATTCCAAAAACGGTTATTTCGTGTACCTCATGGGACGCGACAAAGAACGTCTGCAGGAGGTTGCCTTGAAATGTCGCAGTGGTGCGACGTTGCTTTCTTGCGATATGACCGATGAAGCGGCCCTTAACAAACGGCTCGATGAAGTTCTCAGCATGAAGGTTCACCGCGTGGAAGTCGTGGTTAACAATGCCGGGATCTTTGAAAGACACACAACCGAAGAAGGCAGCGATGAAATCTGGCGCCGACAGTTTGAGATCAACATGATTGCTCCGCTGCGTGTGGCTCGCGCTTTCTTTCCTTATTTCAAACAGCACGGTGGCGGAAACATTGTGAATATCTCCTCCACTTTAGGCATGCGCCCGCAAGGCCCGACCTCAGCTTATTCAGCTGCGAAGGCTGCAATGATCAACTGGACCCAAAGCCTCGCTTTGGAAGGCGGTCCGTTTAATATCCGCGCGAACTGCGTTTGCCCGGGTTTGGTAGACACCCCGATTCATAGTTTTCATTCTCTTCCTAAAGAAGAAAAAGCTCAGGCCCTTGAAGGCATGAAGAACCTGCAACCGCTAGGACGCATCGGTGTCCCTGAAGATGTCGCACGCGCGGCTTACTTCTTGGGGTCAGACTTATCAAGCTGGATCACTGGCGCGATTCTTCCTGTCGACGGCGGGATCAACCTCAAATGA
- a CDS encoding 6-carboxytetrahydropterin synthase yields the protein MILTLVSSFSSAHFYSQPQWDEKKNLATFGRCYTQYGHGHNYKLEVGFRVAAAELSDKKESYQELLYRLTSILDHEHLNFVIPEFKEQIPTTENIALYFLNKFKLHVSEKDLSYLRLYEMDNLWTEIRL from the coding sequence ATGATTCTGACTTTGGTGAGTTCTTTTAGCAGTGCGCATTTTTATTCTCAACCGCAGTGGGATGAGAAAAAAAATCTCGCAACCTTTGGCCGTTGTTATACGCAATACGGTCACGGGCATAATTATAAATTAGAGGTCGGTTTTCGTGTTGCTGCCGCAGAGCTTTCCGATAAAAAAGAAAGCTACCAAGAACTGCTTTACCGTCTGACAAGCATTCTGGATCATGAACATCTAAACTTTGTGATTCCCGAATTCAAAGAGCAAATTCCGACGACGGAAAATATCGCTCTCTATTTTTTGAACAAATTTAAGCTCCATGTTTCCGAGAAGGATCTTTCTTATCTCCGACTCTATGAAATGGACAATCTGTGGACGGAGATCCGCCTATGA
- a CDS encoding DUF455 family protein, translated as MFTFSVPDVWEKIENIEKSCEAALKLSTPWELVPEEPARDVLILHPKLHPPKKGFSTIEGQARMLHDLASIELQAMELGVRTLVEYPDAPQGFKEELLAVTVSEAQHLRMCLEGIESLGFKWGDWPVHAALWRAVDKEDSLLDRILIVHRYLEGSGLDAGDTLIRRLEGTAGKQTIQKIVKQINFEEIGHVDFGSRWYRHICRDEKIDPAQDFPERMNSLRSRLPKRIEPLNHDLRKKAGFTDEEIAYYETLRQDFLIPR; from the coding sequence ATGTTCACTTTTTCAGTCCCGGATGTCTGGGAAAAGATCGAAAACATCGAAAAGTCCTGTGAGGCCGCTCTAAAACTGAGCACTCCTTGGGAGCTGGTTCCAGAAGAGCCCGCTCGCGATGTCCTCATTTTGCATCCCAAGCTCCACCCTCCGAAAAAAGGATTCTCCACCATCGAGGGGCAGGCGCGCATGCTGCACGATTTGGCTAGCATTGAACTGCAAGCGATGGAGTTAGGGGTCAGAACGCTGGTTGAGTATCCCGATGCACCTCAAGGCTTTAAAGAAGAACTTCTGGCTGTGACGGTTTCCGAAGCCCAGCACTTGCGTATGTGTCTGGAGGGAATCGAGTCCTTAGGATTTAAGTGGGGAGACTGGCCGGTGCATGCGGCTTTATGGCGCGCGGTCGATAAGGAAGATTCTTTGTTGGATCGTATCTTGATCGTGCATCGTTATCTTGAGGGCAGTGGGCTTGATGCCGGCGACACTTTAATCCGTCGCTTGGAAGGAACCGCTGGCAAACAAACGATTCAAAAAATCGTGAAACAAATCAACTTTGAAGAAATCGGTCACGTCGACTTCGGTTCGCGCTGGTATCGCCACATCTGCCGCGACGAAAAAATCGATCCCGCACAAGACTTCCCAGAGCGCATGAACTCTTTAAGAAGCCGTCTTCCCAAGCGCATCGAGCCGCTCAACCACGATCTTCGCAAAAAAGCCGGCTTCACCGACGAAGAAATCGCTTACTACGAAACCCTCCGTCAAGACTTCCTCATCCCCCGATAG
- a CDS encoding acyl-CoA dehydrogenase codes for MSDVTNARPALTMLSEDEAAFRDAVRAFAESEIKPHVTHMDEKAEMDPAIVKKLFEMGLMGIETPEKFGGAGSTFTMACLAVEEIGRVDGSVSVLVDVQNTLTTNAFLKWGTEAQKEKYLGKMATEWVGAYALSESSSGSDAFALKLKAEDKGDKWVLNGSKLWITNGKEANVFIVFANIDHAKGYKGITAFIVEKDFPGFKVGKKEDKLGIRASSTCELLFENCEVPKANVLGEVGKGYKIAIETLNEGRIGIGAQMIGIAQGAYEAALGYVKGREQFGKPIAHFQGVQFQLAEMRTELEAARLMVYNAARLKDAGQDFIEAAAMAKLYASRAAEKITSKAIDLFGGNGFTKEYPVEKFWRDAKIGQIYEGTTNMQLQTIAKMELDK; via the coding sequence ATGTCTGACGTTACTAATGCACGTCCAGCTCTCACAATGCTCTCTGAAGACGAAGCGGCTTTCCGTGATGCGGTTCGCGCTTTTGCTGAATCTGAAATCAAACCTCATGTGACACACATGGACGAAAAAGCAGAGATGGATCCTGCGATCGTTAAAAAACTTTTCGAAATGGGCTTGATGGGTATCGAGACTCCGGAAAAATTCGGTGGCGCTGGCTCAACATTCACAATGGCCTGCCTGGCTGTTGAAGAAATCGGCCGCGTTGACGGTTCAGTTTCTGTCCTTGTTGACGTGCAAAACACTTTGACGACAAATGCGTTCCTTAAATGGGGAACGGAAGCGCAAAAAGAAAAGTACTTGGGTAAAATGGCGACAGAATGGGTGGGCGCTTACGCTCTTTCTGAGTCTTCTTCCGGCTCTGACGCTTTCGCCTTGAAGTTGAAAGCGGAAGACAAAGGTGACAAATGGGTTTTGAACGGTTCAAAACTTTGGATCACAAACGGTAAAGAAGCGAATGTGTTCATCGTATTTGCCAACATCGATCACGCGAAAGGCTACAAAGGCATCACAGCGTTCATCGTTGAAAAAGATTTCCCTGGTTTCAAAGTCGGCAAAAAAGAAGACAAATTGGGCATCCGCGCTTCTTCTACTTGCGAACTTTTGTTCGAAAACTGCGAAGTTCCTAAAGCGAACGTTCTTGGCGAAGTCGGCAAAGGTTATAAAATTGCTATCGAAACTTTGAACGAAGGTCGTATCGGTATCGGCGCCCAAATGATCGGTATCGCCCAAGGCGCTTACGAAGCGGCTCTTGGTTACGTGAAAGGCCGTGAGCAATTCGGAAAACCAATTGCTCATTTCCAAGGCGTGCAATTCCAATTGGCTGAAATGCGCACAGAGCTGGAAGCAGCTCGTTTGATGGTTTACAATGCAGCTCGTTTGAAAGACGCTGGCCAAGATTTCATCGAAGCGGCAGCTATGGCGAAACTTTACGCTTCTCGCGCGGCTGAGAAAATCACTTCTAAAGCGATCGACCTCTTCGGCGGCAACGGATTCACTAAAGAGTACCCAGTTGAAAAGTTCTGGCGCGACGCTAAGATCGGCCAGATCTACGAAGGAACAACAAATATGCAATTGCAAACAATTGCAAAGATGGAACTCGATAAGTAG
- a CDS encoding peptide ABC transporter substrate-binding protein produces the protein MKIFLAILLWASGSLAAEKVFRLHLANEPGGLDPNKQRTSASSYLLGNLYRNLFTFDDKKGLVPDLALGCKCDKKKNLICTLKKDLKWSDGSPLLAQDFLRTYKKILNAKTAAPRADLLFKIKNAEDIYSGKKNMESLGVTAPNELTLKFEFQTPDPDFEYNLANFLLAPTKENLSVYSGPYKMREWKKGHKIVLEPNTQYKFAHPARPVVEFLFVEEDTIALQLYEKNELQFLRRLPTLFIPKYKTRTDFYWIPVTRLDYLGFGPDLAAREDVREALTYSLNYVELQKIFSSEGKPGCIGLPDSWFPEKAPCFDFDLKKVPKVQNSPTYTLMFSALGGEDHKRATEWLQNQWSKNAGINTHLEVKENKVFLQILAQKPPAIFRKGVAPDRPTCLAALETFSPSSPENYLRIKSDDYQKILSSLANAANTNEQKKWCLKGAQYLMENHLMIPLGAIHFSMLAKPEFVGWKLNQMNQLDLSDLHPKP, from the coding sequence ATGAAAATCTTCTTGGCGATTCTACTTTGGGCATCGGGGTCTTTGGCGGCAGAAAAAGTTTTTCGTCTTCATTTGGCGAATGAACCAGGCGGGCTTGACCCGAACAAACAGCGCACCTCCGCTTCAAGTTATCTTTTAGGAAATCTATATCGCAATCTCTTTACTTTCGATGACAAGAAAGGCCTCGTTCCGGATTTAGCTCTCGGCTGTAAATGCGACAAGAAAAAGAATCTCATCTGCACTCTGAAAAAAGATCTTAAGTGGAGTGACGGCTCCCCTTTGCTGGCGCAAGATTTCCTGCGTACTTATAAAAAAATTCTTAACGCCAAAACCGCGGCCCCTCGCGCAGATCTTCTTTTTAAAATTAAAAATGCGGAGGACATCTACTCCGGCAAAAAGAATATGGAAAGCCTTGGGGTTACAGCTCCGAACGAGCTCACTTTGAAGTTTGAATTTCAAACTCCCGACCCTGATTTCGAATACAATCTTGCGAACTTCCTCCTCGCTCCCACAAAAGAAAATCTTTCTGTTTATTCCGGTCCCTACAAAATGCGTGAATGGAAAAAAGGCCACAAGATCGTTTTAGAGCCTAATACGCAATACAAGTTCGCGCACCCCGCGCGCCCCGTCGTGGAGTTTCTTTTCGTCGAGGAAGACACCATCGCCTTACAGCTTTATGAAAAAAATGAATTGCAGTTTTTGCGTCGTTTGCCCACGCTGTTCATTCCTAAATACAAAACCCGCACTGACTTTTATTGGATCCCCGTCACTCGCCTTGACTACTTAGGATTTGGGCCGGATCTCGCGGCTCGTGAAGATGTGCGCGAGGCTTTAACGTACTCGCTGAACTACGTAGAACTGCAAAAAATATTTTCTTCGGAAGGCAAACCCGGCTGCATAGGACTTCCCGACTCTTGGTTTCCTGAAAAAGCGCCGTGCTTTGATTTTGATCTTAAAAAAGTGCCGAAAGTGCAAAACAGTCCCACCTACACTTTGATGTTTTCCGCTTTGGGCGGCGAAGACCACAAACGCGCCACCGAGTGGCTGCAAAATCAGTGGAGCAAGAACGCCGGCATTAATACGCATTTGGAAGTGAAAGAAAACAAGGTGTTCCTGCAAATTCTGGCGCAAAAACCCCCGGCGATATTCCGCAAAGGAGTCGCTCCGGATCGCCCGACCTGTTTGGCCGCACTTGAAACTTTCTCGCCCTCGAGTCCCGAGAACTATCTGCGCATTAAATCCGATGATTACCAAAAGATTTTGTCCTCGCTCGCAAATGCAGCGAACACAAATGAACAAAAGAAGTGGTGCCTGAAGGGCGCGCAGTATCTGATGGAAAACCATCTCATGATTCCGTTGGGAGCCATCCATTTCTCGATGCTGGCTAAACCGGAATTTGTAGGCTGGAAATTGAATCAAATGAATCAGCTGGACTTGTCGGACCTACATCCTAAGCCCTAA